From one Methanothrix sp. genomic stretch:
- a CDS encoding histone family protein: MAVLPVAPVARLIRMAGAKRVSEDASIELAAILENYGIEIAKEAIDWANHAKRKTVRAEDIKEAAKRVRPVKQGE, from the coding sequence ATGGCGGTACTTCCTGTCGCCCCGGTTGCCAGGCTGATAAGAATGGCCGGGGCCAAGAGGGTTAGTGAGGATGCAAGCATCGAGCTTGCTGCGATTCTGGAGAACTACGGCATCGAGATAGCGAAAGAGGCGATAGACTGGGCCAATCATGCGAAGAGGAAGACTGTGAGGGCGGAGGATATAAAAGAGGCCGCAAAGCGAGTGAGACCTGTAAAGCAGGGAGAATGA